One Henriciella litoralis genomic window carries:
- a CDS encoding NADP-dependent oxidoreductase, whose protein sequence is MPETTRAIVLARRPGNGISEDDFKIVTRDLPEPADEQVLVRNVVLSVDPYMRLGMSDRMGTPAPQQVGELMSGGAVGVVTRSRSQALPEGTMVSSMNGWREAYVADASSVQPVASDGGRPSLYLGILGLTGITAYAGVERLLEPQAGETVFVSGAAGAVGSVVVQLAKRRGCKVLGTAGSAEKISWLRDTLGADAVANYKKDDLNDFLTQNAPEGIDHYFDNVGGETLDAAILALKPRGRIVVCGAISQYNTDNYCAGPSEFFKISAKELRLFGLNVSMWFPMAGEIIPQLAQMLEAGELVWEETAVEGLENMPEAFVSLFRGANLGKMIVTLDGSKG, encoded by the coding sequence ATGCCTGAGACAACCCGAGCCATTGTGCTCGCCCGCCGGCCCGGCAACGGTATTTCGGAAGATGATTTCAAAATCGTGACGCGCGATCTTCCAGAGCCTGCCGACGAACAGGTTCTGGTCCGGAATGTCGTCCTGAGTGTCGATCCATACATGCGTCTCGGAATGAGCGACCGGATGGGGACGCCAGCGCCGCAGCAAGTCGGCGAGTTGATGAGCGGGGGTGCCGTTGGTGTTGTCACGCGCTCCAGAAGCCAAGCTCTACCGGAAGGCACCATGGTGTCCAGCATGAATGGCTGGCGCGAGGCTTATGTGGCCGACGCTTCCTCCGTGCAGCCTGTGGCCTCCGATGGCGGCCGGCCAAGTCTCTATCTGGGCATACTCGGGCTGACCGGCATCACGGCCTATGCAGGCGTCGAAAGACTGCTGGAGCCTCAGGCCGGCGAGACGGTGTTTGTCTCTGGGGCCGCCGGGGCGGTTGGTTCCGTGGTCGTTCAGCTCGCCAAGCGGCGCGGCTGCAAGGTTCTGGGCACTGCCGGCAGCGCGGAGAAGATCAGCTGGCTGAGGGACACGCTCGGCGCCGATGCGGTCGCAAACTACAAGAAGGATGACCTCAACGACTTTCTGACTCAAAACGCGCCGGAGGGCATCGATCACTATTTCGATAATGTCGGCGGCGAGACGCTTGACGCGGCGATCCTCGCGCTGAAGCCACGTGGCCGGATCGTGGTGTGCGGCGCAATCTCCCAGTACAACACAGACAATTACTGCGCTGGCCCGTCGGAATTCTTCAAGATATCCGCAAAGGAACTCAGGCTCTTTGGCCTGAACGTGTCCATGTGGTTTCCGATGGCAGGCGAAATCATCCCGCAGCTCGCCCAGATGCTCGAAGCCGGAGAACTCGTCTGGGAAGAGACCGCGGTCGAGGGGCTCGAAAATATGCCGGAGGCGTTCGTGTCGCTGTTCCGGGGTGCCAATCTTGGAAAGATGATCGTCACGCTTGACGGGAGCAAGGGATGA
- a CDS encoding oxidoreductase — protein sequence MTSAAGGNGVKLTHLMTPVRIGKLEIKNRVVRSAHTTAIGGGTLSEDLIAYHEARAKGGVGLSVIEALAVHPTSLAPLNMIDPTLGDQYKRMVDRMRPHGMRVFQQLFHAGRHGRTLDGSPPWAPSDRPGVETAQAPLPMTKTMIDTIVGAYADASEKLKSWGCDGVEFHAGHGFLPQQFLSTFANDREDDYGGSLENRARFTMEALAAMRSAVGPDFVVGIRLSPDMLAGGVGVEDNLAVAQMAEAAGLVDYISISSGTFQTMDKTIGGMHEPVGFEMPVTTPITEKISVPTIIVGRYRTLEEADQAIRSGDGDLVAMVRATIAEPDLVKKTLDGHPERVRPCIGCNQGCIGQLLVAPNRMGCAVNPAVGFELKRGDDRLEPVSDPKKILVIGGGPAGMEAARVAALKGHEVVLAEAEADLGGAAKLAARAPTRGGLGDILVWLQDEVYRLGVDVRTSTYMDLGDVEAIEPDLVVLATGSMPRLDGIQLSNPGEPIDGIDHAKVISSAELFQQPLRDWGASAVVIDDTGHYEAIACAETLATAGVKVNFITRHAAFAPLVEAALMTDPALRRLTSLGVGVHTRTRVLSIDDEGVVAAPTFLESDTNHTQRLPANTVVFVSRNRPNRDMAEELREKGISVQLVGDANMPRFLPDAIREGNLAGAAA from the coding sequence ATGACGAGCGCAGCGGGAGGGAATGGCGTGAAGCTCACCCATTTGATGACGCCAGTCCGCATCGGCAAACTGGAGATCAAGAACCGTGTGGTGCGGTCTGCCCACACCACGGCGATTGGCGGCGGTACGCTCAGCGAAGACCTGATCGCCTACCATGAAGCCCGGGCAAAAGGCGGGGTAGGCCTTTCGGTTATCGAAGCGCTCGCGGTCCACCCGACGTCGCTCGCGCCGCTCAACATGATCGATCCCACGCTTGGCGATCAGTACAAGCGGATGGTGGACAGGATGCGCCCGCATGGCATGCGGGTGTTTCAGCAGCTGTTTCACGCGGGCCGCCATGGGCGAACGCTGGATGGCTCGCCCCCCTGGGCGCCTTCTGACCGGCCTGGCGTCGAGACGGCGCAGGCGCCTCTTCCGATGACGAAGACGATGATCGACACCATTGTCGGGGCCTATGCCGACGCCTCCGAAAAGTTGAAAAGCTGGGGCTGCGACGGCGTTGAATTTCATGCGGGGCACGGATTCCTGCCTCAGCAATTTCTCTCCACCTTCGCCAATGACCGCGAGGATGACTATGGCGGCTCGCTGGAGAACCGGGCCCGGTTCACCATGGAAGCGCTGGCGGCCATGCGCAGCGCCGTGGGGCCGGACTTTGTGGTTGGCATCCGGCTGTCACCGGACATGCTGGCGGGCGGCGTTGGTGTCGAAGACAACCTGGCGGTTGCGCAGATGGCGGAGGCAGCAGGGCTCGTCGATTATATCAGCATTTCCTCGGGGACCTTCCAGACGATGGACAAGACCATCGGCGGGATGCATGAGCCTGTCGGTTTCGAAATGCCGGTCACGACGCCGATCACCGAAAAGATTTCCGTGCCGACCATAATTGTTGGCCGTTACCGCACGCTGGAGGAAGCCGATCAGGCGATCCGCTCCGGTGACGGCGATCTCGTCGCCATGGTCCGCGCAACCATTGCCGAACCGGACCTTGTGAAAAAGACACTGGATGGCCATCCAGAGCGCGTGCGCCCCTGCATCGGCTGCAATCAGGGGTGTATCGGACAATTGCTTGTGGCGCCGAACCGGATGGGCTGCGCGGTGAATCCTGCTGTCGGGTTTGAGCTAAAGCGCGGGGATGACCGGCTGGAGCCGGTGAGCGATCCCAAAAAAATACTTGTTATCGGCGGTGGCCCGGCAGGCATGGAGGCCGCCCGTGTCGCTGCGCTGAAGGGACATGAAGTGGTGCTCGCCGAAGCTGAGGCGGATCTTGGCGGGGCTGCCAAGCTTGCTGCAAGGGCGCCGACACGCGGCGGTCTCGGCGACATTCTGGTCTGGTTGCAGGATGAAGTGTACCGTCTCGGCGTCGATGTCAGGACCAGCACGTATATGGACCTTGGCGATGTCGAAGCCATCGAGCCTGACCTGGTTGTGCTTGCAACGGGCTCCATGCCACGGCTTGACGGCATACAATTGTCCAATCCGGGAGAGCCAATCGACGGCATCGACCACGCCAAGGTGATTTCATCGGCTGAGCTCTTTCAGCAACCCTTACGGGACTGGGGAGCGTCCGCTGTCGTCATCGACGATACTGGCCACTATGAGGCAATTGCCTGTGCGGAGACGCTGGCAACCGCGGGCGTAAAGGTGAACTTCATCACACGTCACGCCGCTTTCGCACCGCTCGTCGAGGCTGCCCTGATGACCGATCCGGCACTACGGCGCCTCACCAGCCTGGGCGTCGGCGTTCATACACGCACCCGTGTCCTTTCGATTGATGATGAAGGGGTGGTCGCGGCACCGACCTTCCTTGAGTCAGACACAAACCACACGCAGCGATTGCCGGCCAATACGGTCGTCTTCGTGTCGCGAAACCGGCCCAATCGGGACATGGCGGAGGAGCTTCGCGAGAAGGGAATTTCGGTTCAGCTGGTGGGCGACGCCAACATGCCGCGCTTCCTGCCTGATGCCATTCGCGAGGGCAATCTTGCCGGTGCGGCGGCCTGA